The region aataaaatccttaaACCAAATGaggcaaaaatgtattttacCCTATAATATATTTGAACATCACTTAACCTAAAAGTTTAAAGTAATAGATTTAAGTTCAATTGTGTCATATGAACTACTAATTCTGGTGGAAAGCACCACCAGTTGATGTCTACAAAATTAACTGGGATACGACAATGGATAAGATTTCTGAGTGGGATTGGGAGCCATAGCAAGGGATCACAAGGAATATGTGATAGCTACGAAAAGAATGACAAAGTTAGGGAATTTTGAACTCGTTGTTACTGAAGCGTTAGGAGCCCTACATACTGTAGAGATCTAGGTTTGTGACAAATTTTGCTGGAGGGTGATGTGTTCTAAATAGTTAATGCCATTAAGTCAAGTGGACGATGTTGGAATAGATATGCACATCTAGTGGAGGAAACTAGAGACGTGCTTAGGATGATGCTGGTTTGACAAACAGTTCATGTCAAAAATGAGGAAAATTCTGCTGCTCATAGTTTAGCTAAAGTAGCAGTTAAACAGGTCATAGATCAAGTTTAGATAAAAACTTTTCTTCTTATATTTGTGATGTTATTTTATTAGAGCAAACTACTTTATTTCTAAGAAATGAATAATACAagtattttctttccaaaaataaaaaataaaaaatcttatgatatatttttgaCTCATGTGACTCGCAACGATTCTTGTTTTACCTTGATCCATCTCGTTTGTTCTTAGTAATGATGTATGAAACTGAAATTTGAAAAGACCTTTGATTAATTGCCCCATGTTTCTCTTTAGGAAGATATTAGAAATGCCACTTATTCAATCGGGTATAATTGAAGTAATTTGAGATAAGGTCCATCgaactaattaaattgatattgACATGTTGGGTATGAAAAGGTAGAGAATGTGAACTCTGGTTTACTGGGTTCAATCATAAATAATTGGGTGTGATtttacattgaaaggtgttagaatattaattaagtaataaaatttatttttttatcaatttaaatttttgggataagtggtaatttgtGTCCGTAATTAcgtcttattttaatttaatattttatgtgttgagtTTTGCTTAAGGAGGAGTTTGATCCCACAAATGAAAGTgagtgttataatattaattaaataattaaaagccTGTTTAAATTACAGTGGGAAGTAAAGCTTTTGTCTATGGAAAAAGCTAAaaatagcttaaaaaaaaaaaaaaaaaaaaattcattctcAAGCTTCTTCCAAAATGCAGCtttggacctttttttttttttttttttttagtaataaagTCAAAGTTATAGTCTATTTGGGATTGTGTAAAGgagtataaaaaatatttttagtacataaaatGTTGTGCCACTAAAAAATTGATctgttttggtaaaaaaaaaaaatttagaaacaattaaacttttttgttataaaaaagcaaaaaattatgtttggagaaagcttaaaaatgaagatttttttaaaaagctcttttaagtttttttctataaataaaagttttatttctcaacaaaatttcaaccaaactctaaatctattattttctgtctgtttaaacttttgagacaaATGAGACATAACAAAAGAAAGATATTAACAAATATGTAGTTTTTATTATCCTCCCCCGTAGGATGGCACAAAGGGTgtgtaaaatagtttttaattatgaaaaaagaCTCCTACACAACAGTTGCACAATTATTGTGCAGATTTCTAGAGATATGTGATGAAACTCATGTGGTGAACCCACCACATAGATCCCACCCCATATCTCTACAAAGGTGCATAACACAACTGTTATGCACCAATCAAATCTCTTTATCTATAGGGCATCTCTATCACTGATTCACTATCATCTATCATTGTCACCATCTCTAGCACCATAACTCAAGTTTGACATCCTTTAGTTTTTTAGGACATCATTATCATGGAGTtattaaaatcttaattatatatttttaaattaaataattcagaTTTTACCCCAAAACTTCATCTTGAAGTTACACTAGAAAATATTGGATCATAATGACTTAATCCCTATATATGACCTAGATAGAGTTTTCACTTTAGAAAAATAGCAATGCTATTCTTTACACTCATTTATCACATTTATTTGGATTagaatcctctcaaattatctgtccgaatttgaaagaattcgaatAAGTAATTGCAAGAAACCATTAATGAgatccacctgaccaaataaaaaattggttgtccaaccacttatccggtcagaTAGATCCCATAAGTGGTCTTTCACAATTACCTgcctgaattctctcaaatttaataaGATCTTGATCCCATTTATTTATACCGGGTGACGTGATGACTTTCTATAtcaaccacttaaaaaaaaaaaaaaaaaaaaaaaaaaaaaaaaaaaaaaaaaaaaaaaaaacccttaaaatagCTGCGCCGGTCGCTGTAAAATAGGTTTAATTAATGAGTGTGAAAGGAAGCAAAAATTGTactttccaataataataaaaaaaaaagacccaacTAGATTGGGCCAAGACCATCTTGAGGCTCACACCTATAGAAACCAGTGGACACCTCGGCCCAAATATTGCCTGAGGAAAACTGAACAAAACGACACCGTCTTCCCTAATGCAATTATTGGTGGCCACCTGGTTTTAGCTTTTGACTCCCCTCCCCGCAACGGCTAGTTTCTAGTGACCGTTCAGAGCAACCCCAATTCAAAATCTGAAAGAAACCCCTACACACCACCGTAAACACACTGAAAATCCTGTATCTCCTTCAATTACAAATACTCACAAAACCAGAAAATTCAcagaaaacaaatccaaaagagaaaagaaatttcCAAGGAATTCAAATCCCAAGCTCAAAAATCTCCAATCTTTGTTTCACCAAAACCCCAGCAAAAAATGGTTTACTCCTACACACCAACATACTACTCCACACTTCATGACTCAATCACCTCTATATGCAAGACCATCTTGCCATTCGGCCTCAAGAAGAGGATGCAGCGCTTGCCGTCTTCCGAGCACAAGCTCTCGAAGCTGCAGTCGGATAATCTGAAATGGCAGCAGGATTCTTTCCACCAGATGCTGAACCTGATGGGTCTACACAAAGAAGGGATTTTGGCTGAGTCTGAGGTTTCGGCTTTCCGGACGCATTTGCTTGAGACCCTTATCGCTTCTCCGGTGGAGCATGAGCAGCCGAGTATGTTAAAAGATAAGTTGCTATTCTTGCAGGTAAATTTGTTTACTATCTCTTCTGGTTGTTGAgagaaaaatatgaaatgaaaaattCTGACTCAAATTTCATTGCTTAGAACCTGAATTAGCATAAGCCTTGAAATTTTGTTTCCTGGCGTATGTTGAATATGTAAGAttctttctctttgttgttATCTTCTTCCAGGAGCTCCTTTACGCGAAGTGTATTTCCTCAGAGGACTATCATGCTTCAAAGAGGCCATTGTTGCAGAGACTGGCGGTTCAAGGAGCAGAGATTGAGGCTAAAGATGTAATTGTTGCTGGGCCAAGAGACCCAAAAGAGAACGCAGAAGAAGAATGGTCTGTGATTGACTTGAAGGATGAGAAATGCTTGCTAAATAAAGAGAACTCGAATTCGAAGAAAAAATCGAAGCACGGCTCAGCAGTGAAGCAGATCAAAGGAGCAGCCTCTGTTTTCGGCTTTCACAGACCCGGAAAGAACAAAGAAGAGAAGAGCATATTTGATACCGAGTCAAAATTCTCTTCCACTGCCTCTGCTAAGAATGAAATGGGGTATTCCGGAGAAAACCCGTTTTGGGATAGCCATTTGAAGCATAAAGAAAGCGAAAAAAGTTCAATTCTAATGCCAGAAAGCTTGCCACTGGAGTCCACGAAGAGGAAACCTTTTAGGACTCTGTTTCAGAGAGAGCAGAGAGAAGGACATGGGGGTGGCGGTGATGGTGATCAAAATGGTCCTGGTTCTGCTGAGAGAGGTTCAAAATCTGCAAAGAAGCAATGGGGTTTTGATGGGTTCAAGAAATGGAAGAGAAGTGACTCAGATGATGAGACAGCTCCTCTCCATCTCAATGAAAGATCAGACAGTGAGGCTTATTTGGAATCTGGCCGGCTTGTCGCGAGCCCTATTGGAGAGGGGCCGGACACCAAGCTGATCAAAAGGAAGTTGCATTCGGCTGGTTCTCCGTCTGATTTCTTCATAGACAAGGTTCGGATTTCCTGACTCGAGATTATTGATTTTAGTGTTATGTAAGTTTGTGCTGTGAAATTTATATTTGGGTCGTTTTTGTATGTGAAGGTTTTAGGAGACAAGATAAAGAAGGAGCTGTCAAGAATCCAGACAGAGCTCTGCACCACAAACCCCAGTCTTCAATTCTCgtaatctttcttcttcttctattttgtCACCCAAATCTGAgttctctgtgtgtgtgtgtgtgtgtgtgacgaTGAGTTTTGTCTCACAAATGTGCCCACTTTCTGTTCTCATGTGACTTTATCATAGGAATGATCAAATTGAAGCAATTTCGACAAAGCTTCCAGTCGACAAGGCTGAATTGAAAAAGTTCTTCCCCAAGTGAGGCAACTTCTCTTTTTCCATACTGATCCTCTCTGTATTGCTGTGAAGAGTGTTTCTGTtcataataatttaataattacaGCTCTCTAAAgatgttaaataaattaagtttAAAACAAACCTAAGTTAAATTAGACTATGAGACCAATGAGAACTAAAAAAAGTAGAGTGCAATACCCTCTTATTTGGGATCATGATAGCACATGTGCCCACTATGTGCCCTCTCACAAATGTGCCCACTATGCATGAGGGTGGCTATTGAGTGGTCGAACTACTCCAAAGTAGTTTTACccccacaaaaaataataataataataaatcggCTATTGAGAGTGACCAAACCATCACTTATAGTGAAGgaggtggttcggtcaccctcAAAGGCCAGGTTGGAGTGGCCAAAGagagtggttcagccaccttAATAATTCCTGTGACTTGCACCTACTAATTGTTACGATTCGTGTTGTTTAAATGAACGGTCCAAACAAGTGGTATTGCTCCTAGTGGTATTGCACCGGATCCCAATCATTATCTTAAAAGTGCATATATTTTCGTACCCACCTACAAAATGGCAGCTGTAAAACTTAAGAAACTGTCTAGTTATCATACAACAGATCACAGGGCATCGAACTATTTGGGTTCTCACTTATTTCACTTTTGGATTGTTTTTCTATGTTGAAGGTCATGGTGTGATCGTTATGGTGACGTTGTATTGGATGTGGTGAAGAAAGAATTCAAAGACCATGTTGGAGAGATGGAGAATATGCGAAATGCTACCAGAGAGAGACATGGCAACTCCATGGGATGGACGACATTTGAAGATGATGAGAACTGCCACCCCAATCTCTTTGCTCACCATGATAATCCTTTCCCTGGTAGTAATAGTAGCAAGGGCCTCCAAAATAATAATCCCTTCTTTCATGAAGACTCCACAGAAAGTAATGGAAATAAGCTGAGATCTGAATCAGCTATTTTCCATGGCCAGAACCCCTTCTGGACTCCAAGGCATGGCTCTTCTTTGCTGGGTTAGATGAAAGCTTTTACCTGTTTCCTCTCTTTCCTGAGAGTAATCCATATCTAATGAGAATTTGTTGGTGTATGAGACATGAAAGATTCTTCAAGTAATTCAAATTCTTTTCCCTCAGGGTTTTCTCCAGTATGCGCAATAATTATCTGCCACTACAACTCTTTGTTTTCAAAATAGTGACTGCTAATTTTCAATCGACAAAGATGGGTTCCTCATGCAGCTATAAATCAAAATGGGAAAGTTCAAAACTTGAATGAAAATGCTTCAAAAGATCtgattattttcataaaataagaactaacaaaaatttcaaaactaataaaaagcCATATGTTTGGGGGAAGCAGGTAGTCTGAACTACCTGGGGAGGGTTTATCTGAGTTTGCATGTCCACTGCAGAGATCACTGTAACAAAATTAATCAACCCTAGCAATTTATATAGGAGGCTGTACATCACTGTACTTTAGAGTGTGGCATTTTCAATGCAATTTGAAAATCAGGGATGAAAGCAATAACTACATAAAATACATACAAGTACTTTGCACCTGAGTTCACATCATGTTTGGGTCTTATGGAGGTCGGATTGATCACATTTATGAACATTTCACAGAAGATAATAACAATGAAGGAGCTAAGGGGCCGAGCCAGCGTACTCTCTCAATTTCTAAATATAAGGTTTTACAAAACCGAATCATTAGAAAAAGATGCTCCAAGATAAGGAAATTCTAATACAAGTCTATATAAGGACAGTGAATAGGTAATCACtatttacatttatatgtaCAATTAATTGCATCAAAGAGAAGGGATTTCCGAGCCAGATACAGAAGACTCGGTGAAACCCTCGCGAACATCTCCTCGACAAAGTGGACATACACTGTAAAACACAAATgaggagagagtgagagaggcaTCGGAGAAAACAGGCAAATACATAATGAAATATAACATGAAAAAAGGGAGAAAGTGACAAAAAAATCGAAGCAGAGGGTGGCAATGACAAATACCCGTGTATCTCCTTTAGCCACTTATCAACACATGACATATGATACTCATGGTGACAGGGAAGAACTCGAATTTTGTCCCCTTCCTCATACTCAGCCAAGCAAATGTAACACCTATCAATTTGATTATTATAATTACTGTTAAATAAGTTCAAATAGAACACCGATACAAACTGCTGACTGTAAACAGTATCTTAGAATAAGGCATAACTATAGTAGTAGTAAACACTTTATATAACTCATTACCAGCACATACACAAAGAGATGAAAATACACACGCACACACGTGCATGGcaaatattatttcatttattttaatttataaaaacatCTATATCATAGACAACATTGATGTGAGAAGGGACATACTGTTCTACATCACAACTCTCAGAGGTGTTGACCTTTTTGTGACTCTTGAGAGGGAAAGAGTCAACAACTGATTCAGGGGCTGGAAGAGAGACCATAGATAGGGAAAGTGACACAGGTTGGCGATGAATTTCATCCAAAACCTGCAAataaaacattacaaaaaatCTGAGTTACCAAGTTAATTGCTGCAGTTCCATAGATGTTATCAAGATTCAAGACTCCAATAGCAAAAATAGCAGGTAAGATTTTTATGAGAGGTAAATACAACTCACGCACTCACACATGATTGAAACCGCGGCATCACACTCCACCCCTTATTTACAAGGGAAGGATATGATGTTTGGTCCAAGGAACATTGACAAATAGATAGAAGCAATTTTAATCGAGTAGCTATCTAGCACGAATTTCACATTCTCCAAGAATCCAAATCTCACAACTGTCCTATCTCTTACAACTAGGGTATCAGAAAACATCTTGATACACAACCAAATAGATATAAATTAGGGTTAGCACAGGGGCACAAATAatcataattaaacaaaaaccaGAATGACAACAGTATCAACTGAAAGCAAcaacaataaaactaaaaaactgtTAATATTGTAGGGAAGATGTAACCATGAAGGATGGTTCATCTATTGAAACACCAAAGAATCAAACCTATGTCTCATCTTTAACTTGAAGGATTTTCAATGTCTCCACATAATGCTGATTTGAAATACTAACATTACCAAAAAGCATTTCTGAACTAACCAAAAtccaaaattgttaaaaaaaattaacctaattaTCTTTTCAAATGCTACATGAAGCATAGTGAAGTATTCCAGCAGAATCCCGAACAATCCCAAGTTTATACGATGGAATAAAGTGTGAAAGACACCCACATGCAGACCCCAAGACACCTGATCCCAAACCATGGATGTGGAACCTTGATAAAGTGTCCAAATAAAATGGTCTGCTGACACACTACggagtttgaaattttttgacaaCATAAGTTTCCAGCGCTGACCAAAAACTAAAGTAAACTGggaaaacaagagagagagagagagagagagagagagagcgcccATACATAGGCAATCAGCTAGTTC is a window of Alnus glutinosa chromosome 4, dhAlnGlut1.1, whole genome shotgun sequence DNA encoding:
- the LOC133865457 gene encoding uncharacterized protein LOC133865457; protein product: MVYSYTPTYYSTLHDSITSICKTILPFGLKKRMQRLPSSEHKLSKLQSDNLKWQQDSFHQMLNLMGLHKEGILAESEVSAFRTHLLETLIASPVEHEQPSMLKDKLLFLQELLYAKCISSEDYHASKRPLLQRLAVQGAEIEAKDVIVAGPRDPKENAEEEWSVIDLKDEKCLLNKENSNSKKKSKHGSAVKQIKGAASVFGFHRPGKNKEEKSIFDTESKFSSTASAKNEMGYSGENPFWDSHLKHKESEKSSILMPESLPLESTKRKPFRTLFQREQREGHGGGGDGDQNGPGSAERGSKSAKKQWGFDGFKKWKRSDSDDETAPLHLNERSDSEAYLESGRLVASPIGEGPDTKLIKRKLHSAGSPSDFFIDKVLGDKIKKELSRIQTELCTTNPSLQFSNDQIEAISTKLPVDKAELKKFFPKSWCDRYGDVVLDVVKKEFKDHVGEMENMRNATRERHGNSMGWTTFEDDENCHPNLFAHHDNPFPGSNSSKGLQNNNPFFHEDSTESNGNKLRSESAIFHGQNPFWTPRHGSSLLG